The proteins below are encoded in one region of Gadus macrocephalus chromosome 14, ASM3116895v1:
- the itga11a gene encoding integrin alpha-11a isoform X3, whose product MEYNCFIVFWICLQLLGFHDCFNIDIKNYRIIKGPKQALFGYTVQQHTSAGGEKWLLVGAPNEMNGPYQTGDIYKCPLSKKNNGNSCSKLNLGRISLTNVSERKDKMRLGMTLTSNPNDNSFVACGPLWSYECGSSYYSTGICSRVNSSFKFSRTIAPAFQRCETFMDIMIVLDGSNSIYPWYEVQAFLINILQKFYIGPGQIQVGVVQYGEKVVHEFHLSDYQSVEEVVKRARRIEQRGGEETNTALGIKIARSEGFKQGGRRGAKKVMIVITDGESHDSPDLQQVIEDCEKDGITRYAIAVLGYYNRRGINPEAFLNEIKYIASDPDDKHFFNVTDESALKDIVDALGERIFSLEGTSKNGTAFGLQMSQAGFSSHNVEDGVLVGAVGAYDWNGAVLKETRQGKVIPPKSSYAQEFPEELKNHGAYLGYAVTSVVSARSGRLLVAGAPRFNHTGKVIIFTLKNTGNLTILHSLKGQQIGSYYGSVIAPLDIDGDGVTDNLLVAAPMFFSGGMEKGKVYIYRVTELNRFILEGALEIHNGGQNARFGSSLAPVPDLNGDGFNDLVVGAPLEDDHKGAIYLFFSQQNRILRKYKQRIAAADLAAGLRYFGQNIHGRMDMNEDGLVDLAVGSYGAAILLWSRSVVRINANIRFEPNKVNIFVKDCQRGGKDVTCMSAIVCLNVTGRTALNPTQEIAIKYNVSIAERRFNPRAIMDSLEKLQPQNLTLLPGKETCEHIYFHVLETTDYVRPIVFAVQVGMQDLDQGPILDDTWPTVSKTELPFWNGCDEDDRCIPDLALQSVTDLITPRKFCEQPLPSSGAYCRRLAGGGADPAVRVMEVQRRRVVVDVRLDNKGENAYGARLNISYTHNLRFSSLIVKDKTDIRVECHNEARLKNVRLCNVSAPFMRAKTQVTFRLEFEFSRSIFLDHVRISLQASSDGEEMSLSDNLNDIHYSLKYQTDLLFTRDSYPRRYDIKSDLSLEEPGVVGPPFNFTFQIQNLGFFPVRDLQLNIEIPEMTKNGNQLLRVADFYIDQTDGTQCVPPQHVAQSRASPEDLSRFTRLQNQSNTLILPIQCTVHLDTCRQVDVKISGVLRIDTLHALQFKILELVTSASVVLDSTSPLFLHEDRPLRHIVLEIRKEGDYRISIWIIIGSTLGGLLLLALLSLALWKRRKRKDEDQHPVNGKVAEER is encoded by the exons ATGGAGTACAACTGCTTCATCGTGTTTTGGATCTGCCTTCAGCTGCTAG GATTCCATGACTGCTTCAACATTGACATAAAAAACTACAGGATCATCAAAGGTCCAAAGCAGGCCCTGTTTGGATACACTGTCCAGCAGCACACATCTGCCGGAGGAGAGAAATG GTTATTAGTCGGGGCTCCCAATGAAATGAATGGACCGTACCAGACAGGGGATATTTACAAGTGTCCACTGAGCAAGAAAAACAATGGAAACAGCTGTTCCAAGCTAAACCTAG GAAGGATATCTCTGACCAATGTTTCGGAGCGGAAGGACAAGATGAGACTGGGCATGACCCTCACGTCCAACCCCAACGACAACAGCTTTGTG GCTTGTGGGCCTTTGTGGTCCTACGAGTGTGGCAGCTCCTACTACAGCACTGGGATCTGCTCCAGAGTGAACTCAAGCTTTAAGTTCTCCAGAACCATTGCTCCAGCCTTTCAAA GATGTGAAACCTTCATGGACATCATGATCGTTCTGGACGGCTCCAACTCCATCTACCCATGGTATGAAGTGCAGGCCTTTCTCATCAACATCCTGCAGAAGTTTTACATCGGACCGGGACAAATTCAG GTTGGAGTTGTTCAGTATGGGGAAAAGGTGGTGCATGAGTTCCATCTGAGCGACTACCAgtctgtggaggaggtggtgaagaggGCGCGCAGGATTGAGCAacgtggaggagaggagactaaCACAGCTCTCGGCATTAAAATTGCGCG CTCGGAAGGATTCAAACAAGGCGGCCGTCGGGGGGCAAAGAAGGTGATGATCGTGATAACAGACGGGGAGTCTCATGACAGCCCGGACCTCCAGCAGGTCATCGAGGACTGCGAGAAGGACGGCATCACTCGCTACGCAATTGCC GTTCTTGGCTACTACAACCGTCGGGGAATCAATCCTGAAGCCTTTCTCAATGAAATCAAATACATTGCTAGTGACCCGGACGACAAACATTTCTTTAACGTGACGGATGAGTCGGCCTTAAAGGACATCGTGGATGCTCTTGGAGAACGCATCTTCAGTTTAGAAG GAACCAGTAAAAATGGGACAGCGTTTGGTCTCCAGATGTCCCAGGCTGGCTTCTCCTCTCACAACGTAGAG GACGGCGTCTTGGTGGGAGCTGTGGGGGCTTACGACTGGAACGGAGCCGTGCTTAAGGAGACCCGGCAAGGGAAGGTGATCCCCCCCAAGTCCTCCTACGCTCAGGAGTTCCCTGAGGAGCTGAAGAACCACGGGGCCTACCTCG GTTATGCAGTAACATCTGTGGTTTCGGCCAGAAGTGGTCGTCTGCTTGTTGCTGGAGCCCCACGCTTCAACCACACTGGCAAAGTCATCATCTTCACCCTGAAGAACACCGGAAACCTCACCATTCTGCATTCACTCAAAGGCCAGCAG ATCGGCTCCTACTATGGCAGTGTGATAGCCCCTCTGGATATAGACGGAGACGGAGTCACAGACAATCTCCTGGTGGCGGCGCCCATgtttttcagtggaggaatggAGAAGGGCAAGGTCTACATCTACAGAGTCACAGAGCTG aacCGGTTCATCCTTGAGGGTGCGCTGGAGATCCACAACGGTGGACAGAATGCTCGCTTTGGCTCATCGCTGGCCCCTGTCCCTGACCTCAACGGGGACGGATTCAATGACCTGGTGGTGGGAGCCCCCCTAGAGGACGACCACAAGGGGGCCATCTATCTCTTCTTCAGCCAGCAGAATCGCATCCTTCGCAAATACAAACAG AGGATAGCGGCTGCTGACCTGGCAGCCGGCCTGCGCTACTTTGGCCAGAACATCCACGGGAGGATGGACATGAACGAGGACGGGCTGGTGGACCTGGCCGTGGGCTCCTATGGTGCTGCCATTCTTCTCTG GTCACGCAGCGTGGTGAGGATCAATGCCAACATCAGGTTCGAGCCCAACAAGGTGAACATCTTCGTGAAGGACTGCCAGAGAGGTGGCAAAGATGTGACCTGCATGTCGGCCATTGTTTGTCTCAATGTCACCGGCAGAACGGCCTTAAATCCCACGCAGGAAATCG CGATCAAATACAACGTCTCTATTGCGGAGCGTCGTTTCAACCCCCGCGCCATTATGGACAGCCTGGAAAAGCTGCAACCTCAGAACCTGACCCTGCTTCCTGGGAAAGAGACCTGTGAACACATCTACTTCCATGTGTTG GAGACTACTGACTATGTACGGCCTATAGTCTTTGCTGTACAAGTGGGGATGCAAGATCTAGACCAAGGCCCTATCCTAGATGACACTTGGCCAACTGTTTCAAAGACTGAG CTTCCTTTCTGGAATGGCTGTGATGAGGATGATCGGTGTATACCTGACCTGGCACTGCAGAGCGTCACGGATCTGATCACTCCCAg GAAGTTCTGCGAGCAGCCGCTGCCCTCCAGTGGCGCCTACTGCCGGCGCCTGGCTGGCGGCGGCGCCGACCCAGCGGTCAGGGTGATGGAGGTCCAGCGGCGGAGGGTGGTGGTCGACGTGCGTCTGGACAATAAAGGGGAGAACGCCTATGGGGCTCGCCTCAACAtctcctacacacacaaccTGCGCTTCTCCAGCCTCATCGTCAAG GACAAAACGGACATTCGTGTGGAGTGCCACAACGAGGCTCGGCTGAAGAACGTCAGGCTCTGCAATGTCAGTGCACCGTTCATGAGAGCCAAGACCCAG GTGACATTTCGACTGGAGTTTGAGTTCAGTCGCTCCATCTTCCTGGATCATGTGAGAATCAGCCTCCAGGCCTCCAG TGATGGAGAGGAGATGAGCTTGTCTGACAACCTCAATGACATTCATTACTCGCTGAAATACCAGACAGACCTTCTGTTCACCAG GGATTCTTATCCGAGGCGCTATGACATCAAGTCAGACCTGTCTCTCGAGGAGCCTGGAGTTGTTGGTCCGCCATTCAACTTCACTTTCCAG ATCCAGAACTTAGGCTTTTTCCCAGTCAGAGATCTGCAGCTCAACATCGAAATCCCGGAAATGACCAAGAATGGAAACCAGCTCCTACGTGTTGCCGACTTCTACATTGACCAG ACAGACGGGACCCAGTGTGTTCCCCCCCAGCACGTCGCCCAGAGCCGCGCCTCCCCGGAGGACCTGTCCCGCTTTACACGTCTG CAGAACCAGTCCAACACCCTGATTCTGCCCATCCAGTGCACCGTCCACTTGGACACCTGCCGACAGGTGGATGTGAAGATCTCCGGGGTGCTGCGGATAGACACGCTACATGCG CTGCAGTTCAAAATCCTGGAGCTTGTGACGAGTGCATCCGTTGTGCTGGACTCAACCAGCCCGCTGTTTCTACATGAGGACAGACCACTCAGACAT
- the itga11a gene encoding integrin alpha-11a isoform X2: MEYNCFIVFWICLQLLGFHDCFNIDIKNYRIIKGPKQALFGYTVQQHTSAGGEKWLLVGAPNEMNGPYQTGDIYKCPLSKKNNGNSCSKLNLGRISLTNVSERKDKMRLGMTLTSNPNDNSFVACGPLWSYECGSSYYSTGICSRVNSSFKFSRTIAPAFQRCETFMDIMIVLDGSNSIYPWYEVQAFLINILQKFYIGPGQIQVGVVQYGEKVVHEFHLSDYQSVEEVVKRARRIEQRGGEETNTALGIKIARSEGFKQGGRRGAKKVMIVITDGESHDSPDLQQVIEDCEKDGITRYAIAVLGYYNRRGINPEAFLNEIKYIASDPDDKHFFNVTDESALKDIVDALGERIFSLEGTSKNGTAFGLQMSQAGFSSHNVEDGVLVGAVGAYDWNGAVLKETRQGKVIPPKSSYAQEFPEELKNHGAYLGYAVTSVVSARSGRLLVAGAPRFNHTGKVIIFTLKNTGNLTILHSLKGQQIGSYYGSVIAPLDIDGDGVTDNLLVAAPMFFSGGMEKGKVYIYRVTELNRFILEGALEIHNGGQNARFGSSLAPVPDLNGDGFNDLVVGAPLEDDHKGAIYLFFSQQNRILRKYKQRIAAADLAAGLRYFGQNIHGRMDMNEDGLVDLAVGSYGAAILLWSRSVVRINANIRFEPNKVNIFVKDCQRGGKDVTCMSAIVCLNVTGRTALNPTQEIAIKYNVSIAERRFNPRAIMDSLEKLQPQNLTLLPGKETCEHIYFHVLETTDYVRPIVFAVQVGMQDLDQGPILDDTWPTVSKTELPFWNGCDEDDRCIPDLALQSVTDLITPRKFCEQPLPSSGAYCRRLAGGGADPAVRVMEVQRRRVVVDVRLDNKGENAYGARLNISYTHNLRFSSLIVKDKTDIRVECHNEARLKNVRLCNVSAPFMRAKTQVTFRLEFEFSRSIFLDHVRISLQASSDGEEMSLSDNLNDIHYSLKYQTDLLFTRDSYPRRYDIKSDLSLEEPGVVGPPFNFTFQIQNLGFFPVRDLQLNIEIPEMTKNGNQLLRVADFYIDQTDGTQCVPPQHVAQSRASPEDLSRFTRLNQSNTLILPIQCTVHLDTCRQVDVKISGVLRIDTLHALQFKILELVTSASVVLDSTSPLFLHEDRPLRHIVLEIRKEGDYRISIWIIIGSTLGGLLLLALLSLALWKLGFFQRRKRKDEDQHPVNGKVAEER; the protein is encoded by the exons ATGGAGTACAACTGCTTCATCGTGTTTTGGATCTGCCTTCAGCTGCTAG GATTCCATGACTGCTTCAACATTGACATAAAAAACTACAGGATCATCAAAGGTCCAAAGCAGGCCCTGTTTGGATACACTGTCCAGCAGCACACATCTGCCGGAGGAGAGAAATG GTTATTAGTCGGGGCTCCCAATGAAATGAATGGACCGTACCAGACAGGGGATATTTACAAGTGTCCACTGAGCAAGAAAAACAATGGAAACAGCTGTTCCAAGCTAAACCTAG GAAGGATATCTCTGACCAATGTTTCGGAGCGGAAGGACAAGATGAGACTGGGCATGACCCTCACGTCCAACCCCAACGACAACAGCTTTGTG GCTTGTGGGCCTTTGTGGTCCTACGAGTGTGGCAGCTCCTACTACAGCACTGGGATCTGCTCCAGAGTGAACTCAAGCTTTAAGTTCTCCAGAACCATTGCTCCAGCCTTTCAAA GATGTGAAACCTTCATGGACATCATGATCGTTCTGGACGGCTCCAACTCCATCTACCCATGGTATGAAGTGCAGGCCTTTCTCATCAACATCCTGCAGAAGTTTTACATCGGACCGGGACAAATTCAG GTTGGAGTTGTTCAGTATGGGGAAAAGGTGGTGCATGAGTTCCATCTGAGCGACTACCAgtctgtggaggaggtggtgaagaggGCGCGCAGGATTGAGCAacgtggaggagaggagactaaCACAGCTCTCGGCATTAAAATTGCGCG CTCGGAAGGATTCAAACAAGGCGGCCGTCGGGGGGCAAAGAAGGTGATGATCGTGATAACAGACGGGGAGTCTCATGACAGCCCGGACCTCCAGCAGGTCATCGAGGACTGCGAGAAGGACGGCATCACTCGCTACGCAATTGCC GTTCTTGGCTACTACAACCGTCGGGGAATCAATCCTGAAGCCTTTCTCAATGAAATCAAATACATTGCTAGTGACCCGGACGACAAACATTTCTTTAACGTGACGGATGAGTCGGCCTTAAAGGACATCGTGGATGCTCTTGGAGAACGCATCTTCAGTTTAGAAG GAACCAGTAAAAATGGGACAGCGTTTGGTCTCCAGATGTCCCAGGCTGGCTTCTCCTCTCACAACGTAGAG GACGGCGTCTTGGTGGGAGCTGTGGGGGCTTACGACTGGAACGGAGCCGTGCTTAAGGAGACCCGGCAAGGGAAGGTGATCCCCCCCAAGTCCTCCTACGCTCAGGAGTTCCCTGAGGAGCTGAAGAACCACGGGGCCTACCTCG GTTATGCAGTAACATCTGTGGTTTCGGCCAGAAGTGGTCGTCTGCTTGTTGCTGGAGCCCCACGCTTCAACCACACTGGCAAAGTCATCATCTTCACCCTGAAGAACACCGGAAACCTCACCATTCTGCATTCACTCAAAGGCCAGCAG ATCGGCTCCTACTATGGCAGTGTGATAGCCCCTCTGGATATAGACGGAGACGGAGTCACAGACAATCTCCTGGTGGCGGCGCCCATgtttttcagtggaggaatggAGAAGGGCAAGGTCTACATCTACAGAGTCACAGAGCTG aacCGGTTCATCCTTGAGGGTGCGCTGGAGATCCACAACGGTGGACAGAATGCTCGCTTTGGCTCATCGCTGGCCCCTGTCCCTGACCTCAACGGGGACGGATTCAATGACCTGGTGGTGGGAGCCCCCCTAGAGGACGACCACAAGGGGGCCATCTATCTCTTCTTCAGCCAGCAGAATCGCATCCTTCGCAAATACAAACAG AGGATAGCGGCTGCTGACCTGGCAGCCGGCCTGCGCTACTTTGGCCAGAACATCCACGGGAGGATGGACATGAACGAGGACGGGCTGGTGGACCTGGCCGTGGGCTCCTATGGTGCTGCCATTCTTCTCTG GTCACGCAGCGTGGTGAGGATCAATGCCAACATCAGGTTCGAGCCCAACAAGGTGAACATCTTCGTGAAGGACTGCCAGAGAGGTGGCAAAGATGTGACCTGCATGTCGGCCATTGTTTGTCTCAATGTCACCGGCAGAACGGCCTTAAATCCCACGCAGGAAATCG CGATCAAATACAACGTCTCTATTGCGGAGCGTCGTTTCAACCCCCGCGCCATTATGGACAGCCTGGAAAAGCTGCAACCTCAGAACCTGACCCTGCTTCCTGGGAAAGAGACCTGTGAACACATCTACTTCCATGTGTTG GAGACTACTGACTATGTACGGCCTATAGTCTTTGCTGTACAAGTGGGGATGCAAGATCTAGACCAAGGCCCTATCCTAGATGACACTTGGCCAACTGTTTCAAAGACTGAG CTTCCTTTCTGGAATGGCTGTGATGAGGATGATCGGTGTATACCTGACCTGGCACTGCAGAGCGTCACGGATCTGATCACTCCCAg GAAGTTCTGCGAGCAGCCGCTGCCCTCCAGTGGCGCCTACTGCCGGCGCCTGGCTGGCGGCGGCGCCGACCCAGCGGTCAGGGTGATGGAGGTCCAGCGGCGGAGGGTGGTGGTCGACGTGCGTCTGGACAATAAAGGGGAGAACGCCTATGGGGCTCGCCTCAACAtctcctacacacacaaccTGCGCTTCTCCAGCCTCATCGTCAAG GACAAAACGGACATTCGTGTGGAGTGCCACAACGAGGCTCGGCTGAAGAACGTCAGGCTCTGCAATGTCAGTGCACCGTTCATGAGAGCCAAGACCCAG GTGACATTTCGACTGGAGTTTGAGTTCAGTCGCTCCATCTTCCTGGATCATGTGAGAATCAGCCTCCAGGCCTCCAG TGATGGAGAGGAGATGAGCTTGTCTGACAACCTCAATGACATTCATTACTCGCTGAAATACCAGACAGACCTTCTGTTCACCAG GGATTCTTATCCGAGGCGCTATGACATCAAGTCAGACCTGTCTCTCGAGGAGCCTGGAGTTGTTGGTCCGCCATTCAACTTCACTTTCCAG ATCCAGAACTTAGGCTTTTTCCCAGTCAGAGATCTGCAGCTCAACATCGAAATCCCGGAAATGACCAAGAATGGAAACCAGCTCCTACGTGTTGCCGACTTCTACATTGACCAG ACAGACGGGACCCAGTGTGTTCCCCCCCAGCACGTCGCCCAGAGCCGCGCCTCCCCGGAGGACCTGTCCCGCTTTACACGTCTG AACCAGTCCAACACCCTGATTCTGCCCATCCAGTGCACCGTCCACTTGGACACCTGCCGACAGGTGGATGTGAAGATCTCCGGGGTGCTGCGGATAGACACGCTACATGCG CTGCAGTTCAAAATCCTGGAGCTTGTGACGAGTGCATCCGTTGTGCTGGACTCAACCAGCCCGCTGTTTCTACATGAGGACAGACCACTCAGACAT
- the itga11a gene encoding integrin alpha-11a isoform X1: MEYNCFIVFWICLQLLGFHDCFNIDIKNYRIIKGPKQALFGYTVQQHTSAGGEKWLLVGAPNEMNGPYQTGDIYKCPLSKKNNGNSCSKLNLGRISLTNVSERKDKMRLGMTLTSNPNDNSFVACGPLWSYECGSSYYSTGICSRVNSSFKFSRTIAPAFQRCETFMDIMIVLDGSNSIYPWYEVQAFLINILQKFYIGPGQIQVGVVQYGEKVVHEFHLSDYQSVEEVVKRARRIEQRGGEETNTALGIKIARSEGFKQGGRRGAKKVMIVITDGESHDSPDLQQVIEDCEKDGITRYAIAVLGYYNRRGINPEAFLNEIKYIASDPDDKHFFNVTDESALKDIVDALGERIFSLEGTSKNGTAFGLQMSQAGFSSHNVEDGVLVGAVGAYDWNGAVLKETRQGKVIPPKSSYAQEFPEELKNHGAYLGYAVTSVVSARSGRLLVAGAPRFNHTGKVIIFTLKNTGNLTILHSLKGQQIGSYYGSVIAPLDIDGDGVTDNLLVAAPMFFSGGMEKGKVYIYRVTELNRFILEGALEIHNGGQNARFGSSLAPVPDLNGDGFNDLVVGAPLEDDHKGAIYLFFSQQNRILRKYKQRIAAADLAAGLRYFGQNIHGRMDMNEDGLVDLAVGSYGAAILLWSRSVVRINANIRFEPNKVNIFVKDCQRGGKDVTCMSAIVCLNVTGRTALNPTQEIAIKYNVSIAERRFNPRAIMDSLEKLQPQNLTLLPGKETCEHIYFHVLETTDYVRPIVFAVQVGMQDLDQGPILDDTWPTVSKTELPFWNGCDEDDRCIPDLALQSVTDLITPRKFCEQPLPSSGAYCRRLAGGGADPAVRVMEVQRRRVVVDVRLDNKGENAYGARLNISYTHNLRFSSLIVKDKTDIRVECHNEARLKNVRLCNVSAPFMRAKTQVTFRLEFEFSRSIFLDHVRISLQASSDGEEMSLSDNLNDIHYSLKYQTDLLFTRDSYPRRYDIKSDLSLEEPGVVGPPFNFTFQIQNLGFFPVRDLQLNIEIPEMTKNGNQLLRVADFYIDQTDGTQCVPPQHVAQSRASPEDLSRFTRLQNQSNTLILPIQCTVHLDTCRQVDVKISGVLRIDTLHALQFKILELVTSASVVLDSTSPLFLHEDRPLRHIVLEIRKEGDYRISIWIIIGSTLGGLLLLALLSLALWKLGFFQRRKRKDEDQHPVNGKVAEER, encoded by the exons ATGGAGTACAACTGCTTCATCGTGTTTTGGATCTGCCTTCAGCTGCTAG GATTCCATGACTGCTTCAACATTGACATAAAAAACTACAGGATCATCAAAGGTCCAAAGCAGGCCCTGTTTGGATACACTGTCCAGCAGCACACATCTGCCGGAGGAGAGAAATG GTTATTAGTCGGGGCTCCCAATGAAATGAATGGACCGTACCAGACAGGGGATATTTACAAGTGTCCACTGAGCAAGAAAAACAATGGAAACAGCTGTTCCAAGCTAAACCTAG GAAGGATATCTCTGACCAATGTTTCGGAGCGGAAGGACAAGATGAGACTGGGCATGACCCTCACGTCCAACCCCAACGACAACAGCTTTGTG GCTTGTGGGCCTTTGTGGTCCTACGAGTGTGGCAGCTCCTACTACAGCACTGGGATCTGCTCCAGAGTGAACTCAAGCTTTAAGTTCTCCAGAACCATTGCTCCAGCCTTTCAAA GATGTGAAACCTTCATGGACATCATGATCGTTCTGGACGGCTCCAACTCCATCTACCCATGGTATGAAGTGCAGGCCTTTCTCATCAACATCCTGCAGAAGTTTTACATCGGACCGGGACAAATTCAG GTTGGAGTTGTTCAGTATGGGGAAAAGGTGGTGCATGAGTTCCATCTGAGCGACTACCAgtctgtggaggaggtggtgaagaggGCGCGCAGGATTGAGCAacgtggaggagaggagactaaCACAGCTCTCGGCATTAAAATTGCGCG CTCGGAAGGATTCAAACAAGGCGGCCGTCGGGGGGCAAAGAAGGTGATGATCGTGATAACAGACGGGGAGTCTCATGACAGCCCGGACCTCCAGCAGGTCATCGAGGACTGCGAGAAGGACGGCATCACTCGCTACGCAATTGCC GTTCTTGGCTACTACAACCGTCGGGGAATCAATCCTGAAGCCTTTCTCAATGAAATCAAATACATTGCTAGTGACCCGGACGACAAACATTTCTTTAACGTGACGGATGAGTCGGCCTTAAAGGACATCGTGGATGCTCTTGGAGAACGCATCTTCAGTTTAGAAG GAACCAGTAAAAATGGGACAGCGTTTGGTCTCCAGATGTCCCAGGCTGGCTTCTCCTCTCACAACGTAGAG GACGGCGTCTTGGTGGGAGCTGTGGGGGCTTACGACTGGAACGGAGCCGTGCTTAAGGAGACCCGGCAAGGGAAGGTGATCCCCCCCAAGTCCTCCTACGCTCAGGAGTTCCCTGAGGAGCTGAAGAACCACGGGGCCTACCTCG GTTATGCAGTAACATCTGTGGTTTCGGCCAGAAGTGGTCGTCTGCTTGTTGCTGGAGCCCCACGCTTCAACCACACTGGCAAAGTCATCATCTTCACCCTGAAGAACACCGGAAACCTCACCATTCTGCATTCACTCAAAGGCCAGCAG ATCGGCTCCTACTATGGCAGTGTGATAGCCCCTCTGGATATAGACGGAGACGGAGTCACAGACAATCTCCTGGTGGCGGCGCCCATgtttttcagtggaggaatggAGAAGGGCAAGGTCTACATCTACAGAGTCACAGAGCTG aacCGGTTCATCCTTGAGGGTGCGCTGGAGATCCACAACGGTGGACAGAATGCTCGCTTTGGCTCATCGCTGGCCCCTGTCCCTGACCTCAACGGGGACGGATTCAATGACCTGGTGGTGGGAGCCCCCCTAGAGGACGACCACAAGGGGGCCATCTATCTCTTCTTCAGCCAGCAGAATCGCATCCTTCGCAAATACAAACAG AGGATAGCGGCTGCTGACCTGGCAGCCGGCCTGCGCTACTTTGGCCAGAACATCCACGGGAGGATGGACATGAACGAGGACGGGCTGGTGGACCTGGCCGTGGGCTCCTATGGTGCTGCCATTCTTCTCTG GTCACGCAGCGTGGTGAGGATCAATGCCAACATCAGGTTCGAGCCCAACAAGGTGAACATCTTCGTGAAGGACTGCCAGAGAGGTGGCAAAGATGTGACCTGCATGTCGGCCATTGTTTGTCTCAATGTCACCGGCAGAACGGCCTTAAATCCCACGCAGGAAATCG CGATCAAATACAACGTCTCTATTGCGGAGCGTCGTTTCAACCCCCGCGCCATTATGGACAGCCTGGAAAAGCTGCAACCTCAGAACCTGACCCTGCTTCCTGGGAAAGAGACCTGTGAACACATCTACTTCCATGTGTTG GAGACTACTGACTATGTACGGCCTATAGTCTTTGCTGTACAAGTGGGGATGCAAGATCTAGACCAAGGCCCTATCCTAGATGACACTTGGCCAACTGTTTCAAAGACTGAG CTTCCTTTCTGGAATGGCTGTGATGAGGATGATCGGTGTATACCTGACCTGGCACTGCAGAGCGTCACGGATCTGATCACTCCCAg GAAGTTCTGCGAGCAGCCGCTGCCCTCCAGTGGCGCCTACTGCCGGCGCCTGGCTGGCGGCGGCGCCGACCCAGCGGTCAGGGTGATGGAGGTCCAGCGGCGGAGGGTGGTGGTCGACGTGCGTCTGGACAATAAAGGGGAGAACGCCTATGGGGCTCGCCTCAACAtctcctacacacacaaccTGCGCTTCTCCAGCCTCATCGTCAAG GACAAAACGGACATTCGTGTGGAGTGCCACAACGAGGCTCGGCTGAAGAACGTCAGGCTCTGCAATGTCAGTGCACCGTTCATGAGAGCCAAGACCCAG GTGACATTTCGACTGGAGTTTGAGTTCAGTCGCTCCATCTTCCTGGATCATGTGAGAATCAGCCTCCAGGCCTCCAG TGATGGAGAGGAGATGAGCTTGTCTGACAACCTCAATGACATTCATTACTCGCTGAAATACCAGACAGACCTTCTGTTCACCAG GGATTCTTATCCGAGGCGCTATGACATCAAGTCAGACCTGTCTCTCGAGGAGCCTGGAGTTGTTGGTCCGCCATTCAACTTCACTTTCCAG ATCCAGAACTTAGGCTTTTTCCCAGTCAGAGATCTGCAGCTCAACATCGAAATCCCGGAAATGACCAAGAATGGAAACCAGCTCCTACGTGTTGCCGACTTCTACATTGACCAG ACAGACGGGACCCAGTGTGTTCCCCCCCAGCACGTCGCCCAGAGCCGCGCCTCCCCGGAGGACCTGTCCCGCTTTACACGTCTG CAGAACCAGTCCAACACCCTGATTCTGCCCATCCAGTGCACCGTCCACTTGGACACCTGCCGACAGGTGGATGTGAAGATCTCCGGGGTGCTGCGGATAGACACGCTACATGCG CTGCAGTTCAAAATCCTGGAGCTTGTGACGAGTGCATCCGTTGTGCTGGACTCAACCAGCCCGCTGTTTCTACATGAGGACAGACCACTCAGACAT